In 'Nostoc azollae' 0708, the following are encoded in one genomic region:
- a CDS encoding L-threonylcarbamoyladenylate synthase, with protein sequence MNVSLEVLLNAAKAGKLISFPTGTVPALATIPEQAELIYAAKQRSLDKPLILMAAKTEDLWDYVQGSDIEYHIWQEVVNRYWPGALTLVLPASNKISQVMNPTDPTTIGIRVPNHTVAQTILAHTGPMATTSVNLSGQPALQTLAEIEMQFPEVFTLESTEYKGLGIPSTVAKWMGNDWQILRQGVIKIIRD encoded by the coding sequence ATGAATGTTTCTCTAGAAGTTCTGCTAAATGCTGCAAAAGCTGGAAAACTAATCAGCTTCCCCACAGGTACGGTTCCCGCACTGGCCACCATACCTGAACAAGCAGAATTGATTTATGCTGCGAAACAACGCAGTTTAGATAAACCCTTAATTTTAATGGCTGCTAAAACTGAGGATTTATGGGACTATGTTCAAGGTAGCGATATTGAATATCACATATGGCAAGAGGTAGTGAATAGATATTGGCCTGGTGCTTTGACTTTGGTTTTACCGGCTAGTAATAAAATATCCCAAGTCATGAATCCTACTGACCCTACAACCATTGGAATTAGAGTACCAAATCATACAGTTGCTCAAACTATTTTGGCACACACTGGACCGATGGCTACAACTAGTGTCAATTTATCAGGACAACCTGCTTTACAAACTCTTGCAGAAATAGAAATGCAGTTTCCGGAAGTTTTTACTCTAGAATCTACAGAATATAAAGGATTAGGTATACCTTCTACAGTTGCTAAATGGATGGGGAATGATTGGCAAATTTTACGTCAAGGTGTGATTAAAATAATTCGTGATTAA
- the prmC gene encoding peptide chain release factor N(5)-glutamine methyltransferase: MINQQPVTGLELWQWRNEAIQSAITHDISPVEVDWLLQEIAGLDRLSLRLESFKAWDKVQTQISLAELDQLWQRRLHDRLPVQYIAGVTPWRMFKLAVSSAVLIPRPETEMLIDLAVAAAVSGGVQSGHWADLGTGSGAIALGLAEVLINATIHAVDFSPEALAVAKTNAENVGFGEQVKFYQSSWWEPLESLKGQFSGMVSNPPYIPTDTVLTLQPEVLKHEPHLALDGGADGLDCIRHLIEVSPAYLRPGGVWLIEMMAGQADIVRELLENKGHYCNISIHRDLAGIERFAVAYTTV; the protein is encoded by the coding sequence ATGATAAATCAACAGCCGGTTACTGGTTTGGAACTTTGGCAGTGGCGAAATGAAGCTATTCAGAGTGCTATCACTCATGATATATCTCCTGTAGAAGTAGATTGGCTTTTACAGGAAATAGCTGGATTAGACCGCTTGAGCCTGCGTTTGGAATCTTTCAAAGCATGGGATAAAGTCCAGACCCAGATTTCTTTGGCAGAGTTAGACCAGTTGTGGCAAAGGCGCTTACATGACCGCTTGCCGGTACAGTATATTGCTGGAGTCACACCTTGGCGAATGTTTAAACTCGCAGTATCAAGTGCAGTTTTAATTCCCAGACCAGAAACGGAGATGTTGATTGATTTGGCTGTGGCCGCTGCTGTAAGTGGCGGTGTACAATCAGGTCATTGGGCTGATTTGGGGACTGGTAGTGGTGCGATCGCACTGGGATTAGCTGAGGTATTGATAAATGCCACTATTCATGCTGTTGATTTCAGCCCAGAAGCCTTAGCGGTTGCTAAAACCAATGCTGAAAATGTGGGTTTTGGGGAACAAGTTAAATTTTATCAAAGTTCGTGGTGGGAACCGCTAGAATCTTTGAAGGGTCAGTTTAGTGGAATGGTATCAAATCCGCCATATATCCCCACTGATACCGTACTGACTTTACAGCCGGAAGTGCTTAAACATGAACCACATCTAGCTTTAGATGGTGGTGCTGATGGTTTAGATTGTATTCGTCATTTAATAGAAGTTTCCCCTGCGTATTTGCGTCCCGGTGGAGTGTGGTTGATTGAAATGATGGCAGGACAAGCAGATATAGTAAGAGAATTATTAGAAAATAAAGGTCATTATTGTAATATTTCCATTCATCGTGATTTAGCAGGAATTGAACGTTTTGCTGTGGCTTATACAACTGTCTGA
- a CDS encoding Tic22 family protein, translating into MKSLVRWGTSLGLIGSTLLGSVTSLNSPVLALSEQQIKNKLDSVPVYLITNDKGLPLSRTLPPQNGKQSASVTGVYMSRQEALAFIKELQKAKIKDPKLEDMAKKLQVTAVPLGVIYQQLQQTKDQSNRLVFAFKPVEKELKGALDLLRASGQKVDQFKSVPIFAVRFSPDKGYVPIQLGQNKQQMIPLFLSRQDAQGLLTQVKPKFPKADIQVIDVDGVIKTLKDKDEPWLNQVVLVPSRESREYIRTLPPNNNAPKPKA; encoded by the coding sequence ATGAAATCATTAGTTCGCTGGGGCACAAGCTTAGGTTTAATAGGTAGTACGCTGCTAGGAAGTGTTACGTCTCTCAATAGTCCTGTGTTGGCCTTATCAGAACAACAAATAAAAAATAAATTGGACTCAGTACCCGTTTATTTGATTACTAATGATAAAGGTCTGCCATTGAGTCGTACCTTGCCTCCACAAAATGGGAAACAAAGCGCCTCAGTAACAGGTGTATATATGAGTCGCCAGGAAGCTTTGGCTTTTATCAAAGAATTGCAGAAAGCTAAAATTAAAGACCCAAAACTGGAAGACATGGCAAAAAAACTGCAAGTAACTGCGGTGCCTCTGGGTGTAATTTATCAACAGTTGCAACAAACCAAGGATCAATCTAATCGACTTGTGTTCGCTTTCAAACCTGTAGAGAAAGAATTAAAAGGGGCTTTAGACTTGCTACGTGCCAGCGGTCAAAAAGTAGATCAATTTAAGAGTGTACCGATCTTTGCGGTGAGATTTTCACCAGATAAAGGATATGTCCCCATTCAACTGGGTCAAAATAAACAGCAAATGATTCCTTTATTCTTGAGTAGGCAAGATGCACAAGGTTTATTAACGCAAGTGAAGCCTAAATTTCCCAAGGCAGATATTCAAGTTATTGATGTGGATGGGGTGATTAAAACTTTAAAAGATAAAGACGAGCCTTGGTTAAACCAGGTGGTTTTGGTTCCATCCCGAGAGTCAAGAGAATATATTAGGACTCTGCCTCCAAATAATAATGCGCCTAAGCCTAAAGCTTAG
- a CDS encoding GNAT family N-acetyltransferase: protein MGFWKTWFSSSESVATNKTTAFGEHTAGDRGKSGASSDNIVFSTERDIDLYELEELCDAVGWSRRPLRKVKKAIEHSFLVASMWQVRGNKRRLIGFARATSDHAFNATIWDVVVHPDFQGQGMGKALMKYVLKKLRSEEISNVTLFADPQVVDFYRTMGFMPDPEGIKGMFWYPQ from the coding sequence ATGGGTTTTTGGAAAACTTGGTTTAGTAGTTCTGAATCTGTAGCGACAAATAAAACAACCGCATTTGGTGAGCATACGGCGGGCGATAGAGGCAAATCTGGTGCTAGTAGCGATAACATCGTTTTTAGCACTGAGCGAGATATCGACCTGTATGAACTAGAAGAACTCTGTGATGCGGTTGGTTGGTCCCGTCGTCCTCTGAGAAAAGTAAAAAAAGCCATTGAGCATAGTTTTCTCGTCGCGTCTATGTGGCAAGTGCGAGGAAATAAAAGAAGGTTGATTGGTTTTGCCCGTGCTACCTCAGATCATGCTTTTAATGCCACTATTTGGGATGTGGTAGTTCACCCAGACTTCCAGGGTCAAGGGATGGGTAAGGCATTGATGAAATATGTCCTCAAAAAACTCAGAAGTGAGGAGATTAGCAATGTTACTCTTTTTGCTGATCCCCAAGTTGTAGATTTTTACCGGACTATGGGTTTTATGCCTGACCCAGAAGGTATTAAAGGGATGTTTTGGTATCCTCAGTAA
- a CDS encoding alpha/beta fold hydrolase — protein MAIIEILGVPHAYELTAPTSCPHALVFIHGWLNSRVYWQPVISRLSADLQCLSYDLRGFGQSQSDSKLDFNRAETVSSLTATTDHDVVTYPLESPYSPCAYSQDLIILLQHLNLSSVWLIGHSLGGTIAITTAAQLPDCVKGIICINAGGGIYLKEAFEQFRSAGQKFLQVRPRWLSQFPLIDLLFTRASVSIPLNRYWARQRVMDFILADPQAALGTLLDSTTEEEVNRLPQLVSQIKQPVYFLAGADDKVMEPKFVRHLASFHQLFQYVGDNFIEIANCGHLAMLEQPDAVADHIRSLVISH, from the coding sequence ATGGCAATAATAGAAATCTTAGGCGTTCCACACGCATACGAGTTGACGGCTCCCACGTCTTGCCCCCATGCTTTAGTCTTTATCCACGGCTGGCTCAATAGCCGTGTATACTGGCAACCCGTGATTTCTCGCCTTTCAGCAGATTTGCAGTGCTTGTCTTATGATTTGCGAGGTTTTGGCCAATCCCAGTCTGATTCAAAATTGGATTTTAATCGAGCAGAAACTGTTTCCAGCTTAACTGCCACTACAGATCATGATGTGGTCACCTATCCCCTTGAATCTCCGTATTCTCCCTGTGCATACTCTCAGGATTTAATCATCCTGCTGCAACATCTGAATCTTTCAAGTGTTTGGCTAATTGGTCATTCTTTGGGGGGTACTATTGCTATCACAACTGCTGCTCAATTACCTGATTGTGTTAAGGGAATCATTTGTATTAATGCTGGTGGTGGGATTTATCTCAAAGAAGCTTTTGAGCAGTTTCGCTCGGCAGGGCAGAAATTTTTACAAGTTCGCCCACGTTGGTTGTCCCAATTTCCTTTGATTGATTTGCTCTTTACTAGAGCGAGTGTTTCAATTCCTTTAAATCGTTATTGGGCGCGTCAACGAGTAATGGATTTCATACTTGCTGATCCACAAGCAGCTCTAGGGACACTTTTGGACTCTACCACTGAGGAAGAAGTTAACCGCTTACCCCAATTGGTTTCACAGATTAAGCAACCAGTTTATTTTTTAGCTGGTGCTGATGATAAGGTGATGGAACCTAAGTTTGTACGCCATTTAGCTAGTTTTCATCAGCTTTTTCAGTATGTTGGCGATAATTTTATTGAAATTGCTAATTGTGGACATCTAGCTATGTTAGAACAGCCAGATGCAGTTGCTGATCACATTCGGTCATTAGTCATTAGTCATTAG
- the tsaD gene encoding tRNA (adenosine(37)-N6)-threonylcarbamoyltransferase complex transferase subunit TsaD, whose protein sequence is MTTVLAIETSCDETAVAIVNNRQVCSSIIASQIPVHQQYGGVVPEVASRQHLETLNQQIAQAMDESSMGWEQIDAIAATCAPGLVGALLVGLTSAKTLAMVHKKPFLGVHHLEGHIYATYLAQPTLYPPFLSLLVSGGHTSLIYVKDCGKYETLGETRDDAAGEAYDKVARLLKLGYPGGPIIDKLAQTGDTHAFALPEGKISLPGGGYHRYDASFSGLKTAVLRLVQQFEKHGRELPIADIAASFQETIAKALTKRAITCARDYKLDTIAVGGGVAANTGLRKHLQAAAGEHNIRALFPPLKYCTDNAAMIGCAAADHLARGHTSPLTLGVNSRLSLSQVMQLY, encoded by the coding sequence ATGACAACCGTTTTAGCTATCGAAACCAGTTGTGATGAAACTGCTGTGGCAATTGTGAACAATCGTCAAGTGTGTAGCAGTATCATAGCCTCGCAAATTCCTGTCCATCAACAATATGGAGGGGTAGTCCCGGAGGTAGCATCACGCCAACACTTAGAAACTCTTAATCAACAGATAGCGCAAGCTATGGATGAAAGCTCTATGGGTTGGGAACAAATTGATGCGATTGCCGCCACTTGTGCGCCAGGACTGGTAGGAGCGTTGTTAGTAGGTTTGACATCTGCCAAAACTCTAGCGATGGTTCATAAGAAGCCTTTTTTGGGAGTTCATCACCTGGAAGGACATATTTACGCAACTTACTTGGCGCAGCCTACTTTATATCCCCCATTTCTTAGCTTACTCGTTTCAGGTGGACATACAAGCTTGATTTATGTAAAAGATTGTGGTAAATACGAAACTCTAGGAGAAACCCGTGATGATGCGGCCGGGGAAGCTTATGATAAGGTAGCACGGTTATTAAAGCTTGGTTATCCGGGTGGACCAATCATTGATAAATTAGCACAAACAGGCGATACCCACGCATTTGCGCTACCAGAAGGAAAAATTTCTCTACCAGGTGGGGGTTATCATCGCTATGATGCTAGTTTCAGCGGATTAAAGACTGCGGTGTTACGGTTAGTGCAGCAATTTGAGAAACATGGTAGAGAACTGCCAATAGCTGATATTGCGGCCAGTTTTCAGGAAACCATAGCCAAAGCTTTAACCAAAAGAGCGATCACCTGCGCCCGTGATTATAAACTAGATACGATCGCCGTAGGTGGTGGCGTAGCAGCCAACACTGGACTAAGAAAGCACCTACAAGCAGCAGCTGGGGAGCATAACATCAGAGCCCTCTTCCCCCCCTTAAAATATTGTACAGACAACGCCGCTATGATAGGCTGTGCAGCGGCTGATCATCTAGCCCGTGGACATACATCACCTCTAACCTTGGGCGTGAACTCTCGGCTATCCCTAAGTCAAGTTATGCAATTGTATTAG
- a CDS encoding photosystem I reaction center protein PsaF subunit III, translating into MRRLFALILAIGLWFNFAPQAQALGANLVPCKDSPAFQALAENARNTTADPESGKKRFDRYSQALCGPEGYPHLIVDGRLDRAGDFLIPSILFLYIAGWIGWVGRAYLQAIKKESDTEQKEIQIDLGLALPIISTGFAWPAAAIKELLSGELTAKDSEIPISPR; encoded by the coding sequence ATGCGACGATTGTTTGCTTTGATTTTAGCGATTGGTCTTTGGTTCAATTTTGCTCCTCAAGCACAAGCTCTGGGAGCTAACCTTGTACCTTGTAAAGACTCTCCCGCATTTCAAGCACTAGCCGAAAATGCCCGCAATACCACTGCTGACCCAGAATCTGGTAAAAAGCGGTTTGATCGTTATTCTCAGGCACTCTGTGGACCTGAAGGGTATCCTCACTTGATTGTTGATGGTCGTCTTGACCGCGCTGGTGATTTCTTGATCCCTAGCATTCTCTTCCTTTACATTGCTGGTTGGATTGGTTGGGTTGGTCGTGCTTATCTACAAGCGATCAAAAAGGAATCTGATACTGAGCAAAAAGAAATCCAAATTGATTTGGGTCTAGCACTACCCATTATCAGCACTGGATTTGCTTGGCCAGCAGCAGCAATCAAAGAACTTCTCTCTGGTGAATTAACAGCTAAGGATTCAGAAATTCCCATTTCGCCACGCTAA
- the psaJ gene encoding photosystem I reaction center subunit IX, translated as MADKSDQSSYLIKFISTAPVAATIWLTITAGILIEFNRFFPDLLFHPLP; from the coding sequence ATGGCTGACAAAAGCGATCAATCATCCTATTTGATCAAGTTTATTTCCACAGCACCTGTGGCAGCTACTATCTGGCTGACAATCACAGCAGGCATTTTGATCGAATTTAACCGCTTTTTCCCTGACTTACTTTTCCACCCTCTACCATAG
- a CDS encoding photosystem I reaction center protein subunit XI produces MAQAVDRSKNLPSDPRNRETVRPAGRDPQDGNLETPVNSSPLVKWFIGNLPAYRPGLTPLRRGLEVGMAHGYLLFGPFSKLGPLRDAPNANLAGLLGSIGLVVILTACLSLYSNSNPAKALPSVTVPNPPVDAFNSKESWNNFASAFLIGGIGGAVVAYFLTSNLGIIQGLIG; encoded by the coding sequence ATGGCTCAAGCAGTAGATAGATCCAAGAATCTCCCCAGTGATCCTAGAAATAGGGAGACAGTAAGACCTGCTGGACGTGATCCACAAGATGGGAATCTAGAAACCCCAGTGAATTCTTCTCCCTTGGTTAAATGGTTTATTGGCAACTTGCCTGCTTATCGTCCTGGTCTAACTCCTTTGAGACGTGGGTTAGAAGTAGGTATGGCTCACGGTTACTTACTGTTTGGACCTTTTTCTAAATTAGGTCCCCTGCGCGATGCTCCCAATGCTAACTTAGCTGGTTTGCTGGGTAGCATTGGCTTGGTTGTAATTCTTACAGCTTGCCTATCCCTGTATTCCAATAGCAATCCAGCTAAAGCTCTTCCCAGTGTGACTGTACCCAATCCTCCAGTAGACGCTTTTAACTCCAAAGAAAGCTGGAATAACTTCGCTAGTGCTTTCTTAATCGGTGGTATTGGTGGTGCTGTAGTTGCTTACTTTTTGACTAGCAATTTGGGCATAATCCAAGGTTTAATAGGTTAA
- the gmk gene encoding guanylate kinase, producing the protein MMQVLPLPSGATTKESPSLGKLIVLTGPSGVGKGTLMQKLLQRHPELYYSVSVTTRSPRTGEVNGKNYYFISCSKFEQLVAQGEFLEWAEFAGNYYGTPRAAVLDHIQSGQLVVLEIELEGARQIRASFPSALSIFILPPSSSELEKRIRGRGQDSDEAIACRLHRAQEEIQAAHEFDIQIVNDDFDAALNEIETVLFG; encoded by the coding sequence ATAATGCAAGTTTTACCCTTACCTAGTGGTGCTACTACGAAAGAAAGCCCGTCTCTGGGCAAGCTGATTGTTTTGACTGGCCCTAGTGGAGTCGGCAAAGGAACTTTGATGCAAAAGCTGCTTCAACGTCATCCAGAACTGTATTATTCAGTATCTGTAACGACTCGTTCTCCCCGGACAGGAGAAGTAAACGGCAAAAACTATTACTTTATCAGCTGCAGCAAGTTTGAACAATTAGTTGCGCAAGGGGAATTCTTGGAATGGGCAGAATTTGCTGGTAACTATTACGGTACACCCCGTGCAGCAGTGCTTGACCACATTCAGTCTGGTCAGTTGGTGGTGCTAGAAATTGAACTGGAAGGGGCAAGACAAATTCGTGCTTCCTTTCCTAGCGCCCTCAGTATTTTTATACTACCGCCGTCATCTTCGGAACTGGAGAAACGGATACGTGGACGGGGGCAAGATTCTGATGAAGCGATCGCTTGCCGTCTGCACCGCGCTCAAGAGGAAATACAAGCCGCACATGAATTTGATATTCAAATCGTGAATGACGATTTTGACGCTGCTTTAAACGAAATTGAAACAGTCCTATTTGGATAA
- the remA gene encoding extracellular matrix/biofilm regulator RemA, whose product MDIQLINIGFGNIVSANRVVAIVSPESAPIKRIITDARDRGQLIDATYGRRTRAVIITDSSHVVLSAIQPETVANRFIISRDHQTADN is encoded by the coding sequence ATGGACATTCAATTAATCAACATCGGTTTTGGCAACATCGTATCCGCCAATCGAGTAGTTGCCATTGTCAGTCCAGAATCTGCCCCAATTAAGCGCATCATTACTGATGCTAGGGACAGAGGCCAACTGATTGATGCAACTTATGGTCGTCGGACTAGGGCTGTAATTATAACTGATTCCAGTCATGTAGTTTTATCAGCGATTCAGCCGGAAACGGTAGCAAATCGCTTTATTATTTCCCGCGATCATCAGACGGCAGATAATTAA